TCGATGTCGTACCGGACGATGTCCTCGGAGCCGCAGGTCGCGCAGACGGACGTGTCGGCGTCGACGGTGGTGCCACAGCGCCGACACTCCGCGACGACGGTCTCGGGTTCGGCCCGCGTGACGAGGGAAGCGAACAGCCCCACGGCGCTCACTCCGGATGCACCGGGTCCTCGCAGTCGGGACACTCGGCGAAGAGCCTGGGCCAGTCGCCCTCCGATTCGTAGCGGATCAACAGGTTCGCCGGCGGGATCATCACGTCGCAGTTCGGGCACGTGCCGAGCGGTCCCCCCCGGAGTCCCCGGTCGTCGGTCCCGGCCATGCTCTCCCCTACCACACCCCGTTCCGTAGTTATTCTCCGTATAACGTCGATAATGGGGGGATTTATTCGAAGGGTCGCCGGCCGAACGGTCGACCGGCGGTCCGCGACGGACGGGCCGTCACTCGACGGCGACGACCTCGACCTCGAAGGTGAGCGCCTCGCCGGCGAGTTCGTGGTTGAAGTCGACGGTGACCGTCTCGTCGTCGGCGTCGACGACCTCGCCCGGCAGGCCCTCCTCGGTCTGGATCTCCAGCCCTTCCTCGACCTCGCGGCCGCCGAGCATCTCCGCGAACTCGTCGGCCTCGTACTCGACGACGCGGTCGTCGGTGCGCTCGCCGTAGGCCTGCTCGGGCTCGATCTCGACGGTGTCCTCCTCGCCGGCCTCCATGCCGACCAGGCCGTCCTCGAGGCCCTCGATGATGCGGCCCGAGCCGATCTCGACGGTGAGCGGCTGGTAGTCGCGGTCGGGCTGGTCCGCGGCGAGGCCCTCCGCTTCCGCGACGGACTCCAGCGACGTGTCGAAGACGCTGCCGTCGTCCAGTCGCCCTGTGTACTCGATCGTGACCGTGTCGCCTTGTGAGATAGCCATACCGTCCGAAACGGTGGCCGACGGATAAGCCTGCGGACTGGGACCCGCGCCCGCGTTCGGTACGGAGGTTGCAGTGAATCGTTGCGGTGGCGCGCGCTGTCGAGCGTGCCCGTCTCGTGGCGGGCCGCTCGAAATAGCCGCGCGAGGGATGACTGAGCGAGTGAAGCGAGCGAAGGAATCGGCTGGGGAGGCTCGTGGTCGTCTGTGGTGCTGTGTGGGTCGATCTGCTGTTTCATATCCGTCGCGGTTCTGGTGGACTGAAAGGGCGAGGCGCGCTCGCGCAGGGAGTCGTCTGAGCGGAACACGCGCACGGGTCGTTCCGCTCCCCGTGCGTGAGCGCGCCGAGGGCTTTGGACACCTGCCGTCGGGTGTGATTACCATCGCTCGACTTCGTTTCACAGAAACTCGAACTGAAACCACGGATGGACGAATAGCCAGTCTGAGAAGGATATTCGACGAGTCGTCTCATGTGGTGTAGATATGGTTCCACACCCAGAGGCGGAGTTGCCGGAGTGGACAAGACATATGTCAAATCGGAGAGGAGGTTTGTTTGTGTCTCGAATGACTGTGCTATACTCGGTCGGTATCGTAGCACTCGTTTCACTGTCTCCTCTTTCCACCGGGCTTGGTGTTGCTCAGCTAGCTTATCAGGG
The window above is part of the Halosimplex rubrum genome. Proteins encoded here:
- a CDS encoding DUF7837 family putative zinc-binding protein, which encodes MVGESMAGTDDRGLRGGPLGTCPNCDVMIPPANLLIRYESEGDWPRLFAECPDCEDPVHPE
- a CDS encoding FKBP-type peptidyl-prolyl cis-trans isomerase — translated: MAISQGDTVTIEYTGRLDDGSVFDTSLESVAEAEGLAADQPDRDYQPLTVEIGSGRIIEGLEDGLVGMEAGEEDTVEIEPEQAYGERTDDRVVEYEADEFAEMLGGREVEEGLEIQTEEGLPGEVVDADDETVTVDFNHELAGEALTFEVEVVAVE